The genomic segment CTCCGGGCACAAGTCAAACCTCACTCCCAGCACGCTTTAGCGCGGCTAAAAGCATCTCTTCCGGCAATGGCATGAGTTTCGGCCCGTCCGTCCAGCAAAGCGCGGCACGCACGGCGCGATCCGGCCAGGCCTCGCGGAGCACGGCCCAGTAAGCCGCCATCTGCAGCACATAGCTCTCACCCACGCCTTCCGGCGTGTCCGGCGCGGGCTGGTCTGTCTTGAAATCGACGATCAGGACTTCGGTGTCCGAGACAACCAGCCGGTCGACCCGGCCATTGATCACCACGCCTTCCGGCAGGTGTTCTTTCGAGCTGCCGATGATCGCCGCCTCAGCCCGTCCACCCGGCGCGAAGACGCCTGCCATGGCCGGGTCCTGCAAAACACCCATCGCCGCGGCCAGCATCTCTTCGCGCTCCGCCTCTTCCAGCGAAGCATCCCGCGCGAGGAAGTTGCGCCCGGCCGTCTCCCGGTCGGCATCCGGCACATCCGGCAGGTATTGCAGCAAAGCGTGGATCAGGCGGCCACGCTTGAGGCGCGCTTCGCGCCCTTCTCCGAACGGCGCCATGACGGGCATGTCGCGCCCCAGCAGGCTGGTCGGCGCGCTGAATCTACGGCGGGCGGTCACCGGCGTGTCTTCCACCCGCTCCAGCGCCCAATCGGGATAGCCGGCTTTCGCGCCGTCGCCCTGCCCGGTCTTCGGTACAGTTGAGGGAGCGCCTCCGAACCGGCGGCATTCGTCGCGCGCCTCGCCTTCAGCCGGGACAAGCCGGTCCATCGCGTTGAGGCAGAGCGCATACCAGGACCGGTCGTGATAGCCGCCGCCCTTCTGGCCGCCATACCAGTGGCCGGCAATAATCAGCCGGTCCTGCGCCCGGGTCAGCGCCACATAAAGCAGCCGGCGGTGTTCTTCCTCGGCGCGCGCGTCGGCCAGCGCCCGGGCGGCGGTGACTTCCGCAAGCTCGCCATCCTTGCGCGGCGACCAGACCGGCACGCCATTGATCTCGTGGATACGCCCGCCGGAGGGTTTCGGCGCACTGGTCGTATCCGGCAAGATGACAACCGGTGCCTGCAAGCCCTTGGCGCCGTGCACGGTCATGACGCGGATTTCCCGCTCCGGCGCGGCAAGATCGCGCTTGATCTCCACCTCGCCGGCCTCCATGCGCGCGATGAAGCATTGCAGAGAGGCAGGCTCTGTCGAGTCGAACGCAATGGCTTCAGCGACGAGCGCCTCGACCGGGTCCCGCGCCGGGTGGCCGAGGCGGGCGTTGAGCTTTTCCCAGCCGGTTTGTCCATCCGCCCCCGGAACGTCCAGAACCGCCGTCAGGAAATCAAACGGCGGCAGGTGGGCATTGCCGATCAGCATCTGCAGGAAGGCTGAGGCCGCCTTCACATCCGGATCGGTGCTGGCCTGTACGCGCTGCCACAGCGTCTCGCCCCGCTTGCGGCCACTGGCCAGTTCGAACAGGTAACGGTCATCGTCGACGAGCCCCAGGAATGGCCCGCGCAGGATCTCGGCCAGCGTCAGGTCACGCTCCGGCAGTGCGGCGAAGCGCATCAGGTTCAGGCAGTCCTGCACACCGATATGATCGCCCAGTTTCAGACGGTCTGCGCCGGCGACCGGCAGGCCTTGTGCTTTCAGCGCGCCGATCATGGCGTCGAACAGGCCACCCGTCCGGCCGCGCACAAGGATCAGGATGTCTTCCGGCTGGACCGGACGCTGCACCCATCCCTCTCCGGTGTCCGCCCAGACGCTTTCGCCTGCATTGACCATGGCCTTCACGGCCCTGGCGACCTCAGTCGCCAGCCGGGCTTTGGGCGAGGAGGACCGCATCGCATTGACCGGCCGGGCCCAGGCGTCTTCTTCCGTCTCCTCCTCTTTCGGGTCGATCGGCCAGAGTTCCACACAGCCATGCTGATCCGACCGCCAGGAGACGTGGTGGATGAGATTGCTCTCCTCTGCCGGGTCACCTGCGGGCGCGTTCGGAATGGGCGGGGCTTCATTCCAGACCGCATCGACATATTCCAGCACTTCCGGACCGGACCGGAAGGACATTTCCATCGACTCTTTCAGAAGAGCGGAATTGCGGGACTGGAACTGATGATACTGTTTCAGAAGCTGAGACGGATCCGCGCCCTGGAAGGAATAGATCGACTGCTTCTCGTCCCCGACGACGAACAGGGTGCGTGGATCCTGCGACCGCTCCCTGCCCAGCCCGGCATCGAACTCACCTGTCAGCGCGTCGACCAGTTCCCACTGCGTCGGGCTCGTATCCTGCGCCTCATCCAGCAACAGGTGCGAGAGGCCGCCATCCAGTTTGTAAAGCACCCAGTCCGACATGCCTGTTTCGGTCAACAGGATGCGCGTGTGTTCGATCAAATCATCGAAGTCGAGCGCGGCGCGGGCGCGTTTCAGCTCGCGATAGCGCTCCAGCGCGGGCAGGCCAACACGAACCATGGCCGAGGTACGCGCGAAAGCAGCCGCCCGGTTCAGCCGGTCTTCCAGCTCCAGCATGCGGTGGGCTTCTTCGCCAAACCCGTCCTTCATCTGGAACAGGCTGGCGACCAGCGGCAAGGCTTCGGCCATGCCTTTCGTGTACGGATTGGACGCGCGGATATCCCCGCTCGCTGTGCGGAAGACCGAGCGATAAATCGACCAGCGCTCGCCGGCGTCGTCCGCCGCGAGCACGGCCATCAGCTTCTCGCCCGTGGCCACATCCGTCTTGCCGCCCGTCAGCAGGAGTTCGGCCACCGTGCGAATGTCCGCCGCTGGCAGCGCCTCGCCCATGGCGAGGTCCAGCATCTCGTCAACCGATGCCTCGGGCGCCTGAAGCCGCTCACGCAGGACATCGTCCATGACACCGAAATCGCCGTCATAATGATCCGCGAAACGCAGCACCGCGGTGCCGATACTCCGCAACGTGTCGAGCGCCAGCATCGCGCCTTCATGGCCGCCTTCCAGCGCCAGGAGGTCCAGCAGGTCCGGCATGGTCTCCTGCGCGGACATGACCGCTTCGCTGCGCGCTTCGTTCCACAAGGCGAAGGCTTCGTCTTCCTCGATTTCGGTGAAGCCGGGAAAGACGTCTGCCTCCAGCGGGAAGCGCCGCAGCACGCGCGCGCAGAAAGCGTGGATCGTCTCGATACGCAGGCCGCCCGGCGTCTCAAGGGCGTTCGCGAACAGGGCCCGGGCGACCTGAAGGTCTTCGGCATTATAGTCGCTCGCCTTGCGCCCCTGAAGCTGGGCGAGCTTCTTGCGCAGCGGGTCGTCTTCCATCACAGACCACTGGCCAAGCGTCTTGAAAAGACGGGACAGCATCTCGCTTGCTGCGGCCTTGGTGTAGGTGATGCAGAGAATGGAGTCCGGCTTCGCACCAGGGCGCCCGTCCGGACGGCGCAGCAACAGGCGCGCGACGCGGTCGATCAGAACCTTGGTCTTGCCGGACCCAGCATTGGCCATGACGAAGGCAGAGTGCAACGGGTCGGCCGACCGCGCCTGGACCTGAACGGCCTTGCGGAAATCCTCCGTATCCGGCGGAGACACGAAACTACTCATCGCCGCCTCCATCGTCGGTATCGCCTGCCCATTCCGCGCGTCGGGCAAGGCGGTTGTAGCCATTGTCGTATTTCACGAACTGGACACGCGGCGCGGACAGGAATGCCGCATCGTTCTCGCGATAGGCAGAGATGAGGCGGACCAGCCCCTCTTCCGCTGTCTGCGCCAGTTCATCCGGCGTGGCCTGCAGGGCCCGGCTCTGGCCGACCACGCGGGCATCGGGCTTTGCCTTGAAGGCCACATATTCGAGACCTGAGACGCTGGCGGCGGGAATGCCTTCGTAGCCACCCTTGCCCGCGATCAGAGCCTGCAGCGGCATCTGCTGGCTGAGTTCGGCGGCGATTTCCTTGTCCGAAGGCGGATTGCCCGTCTTGAAGTCGATCACGATGAGGCTGCCATCGGGCTGGCGTTCGATCCGGTCGGCCATGGCGGACAGGGTAAATGGCGCGCCGCCGATGTCGAAATCCCAGCGTCCTTTTACCTCAAGTTTCGGCCTACCATCGACACGGCGCTCTGACCGCCAGCCAAGATACCAGTCCGACATCTGCGCCAGCACAGCCCGGCGCGCAGCAAGCACGGCTTCGGGTTCACCAGCGGCGGAGAGGTTTTCGGTGAGCAGCGAAACCAGATGCGCTTGAGTTTTCGGGGCGCCGTCCTGCTCGAAATCTTCCAGCGCCTTGTGGATGGCCGTCCCGCGAGGCGCCGGGCCTAACTCTGCATTCATAGGCTCGATCCGGTCGAGCTTCAGAACCTGCTCGGCCCAGATCGCGTAGGGGTCGCGCTGCAGCGTATCGATCCGCGTGACCGACAATCTCTGCGGCCACCCTTCCGGTCGGCGGCGGGGTTTGGGTTCTGCGAAATCTGCCGGATAGTCGGCCGTCTTCCGGCCACGCAGCGCAAGGGCCCATTCAAGCGGATTGTCCCCATCCGGCGCAAGCGCATGCTTTGCTGTATCGCCGAGCGCGCCTTCTGCCAGCGTCTTCAGGCGCCAGACCCAGCGCGAGGCAACCGCTGGCGCATCGTTGCGGCGCAGCGCATGGAGCATCGTTACCTTGGGGGCACAGGCCAGCTGCGCGAAGTCATGCGCAGACAGGCCAACCCGGTCTTCGGGATCGCTGATGCCCAGCTCCTTGCGGAACCGGCGCGGCAGGAAGGCATCCGCCGGCGGGCGCTGCGGCCAGACATCTTCGTTGAGCCCCGCCAGGATGATATGGCTGGCAGACTGCAAACGTGCCTCCAGCGGTCCCCATATGGCGAGGCGCGGATGTTCAGACACGCCGGCACTGACCGTGCGCTGAGCCGCATCCGCTTCGATCAGTTCGGCAAACGCATGCGGCGGCATGGGGGCGAGATAGTCCGCCAGTTCCGCAACATGTTCCATCATCGTCGTGGCGGAGCGGCCATCTTCGCCGGCCCATGGAAATGGCGTCTGGCTGACCCGGGCGGCCAGCGCGGCGATACGCTCGGCAATCTGCCGCCCCGGCATCTGCCCCGCCGCCGACAGGTCCGCGCCTGTCTCGCGGAAAGCCGTGATGACTTCTTCAACTACGGCCTCGGCCCCAGCCTGATCGTCATCGGAGAAACTGGCATAAGGGTCCAGACCCTTCCGGGTCCGGATGGAATGGAGCAGGTCGTCAAGGCTCTGCCAGTTCCGTGCGCCGCGCAGGAAGTAGAGGTCCAGACCAGCGGTCCCGCCAAAGCCGCGCACAAACGGGTGCTTCAGCACGGCTGTAAGGATCACCGGCTCCGCCGGGTCCAGCACCCAGCGCGCACAGAGGCCGATCAGGCTGCCTGCCGTCGTCTGGCCAAGCGGACTGCCGGAGGATGGCGGTACATCCAGCCCCCAGCGTTGCAGGACACCGCTCACACGCCTTGCCAGCGTTGCGTCGGGCGTCACCAGCGCAGCAGTCTCTGTGGGATGCTGCATCACCTGGCGCAGCAACAAAGCAGCCGTTTCGGCCTCGACGGCTTCGTCCGGCGCCTCGATGACTGTCAGGCCGTGCAGCGCCGAATGCGCGAAATCCTCTTTCACCGTCCCCAGCGAAGCGGAAAGCGAATCCAGCGTGCGGCGCCAGTCCGCCGTCGACTCCGCCGGCGCCAGCGCCTCGTGGATCATGCGGCGGCGGGCTTCTGCGTTCCTCGTTCCATCTGTTCCAGGCCAGGTGCGCACGTCGTCCGGCTGAACACCAAGATCCCGCAGCGTGTCGAACAGGATATGCTGCGGGTGGCTGACGGAACCGGCGATGACCGCGCGGGCCTCTTCATCTGCGTGCACGTCCAGCCCCGGCAGCACGATAAGGCCTTTCGGCAAGGACATGGCGGCCTTCATCAGGATACGGCCAGCCGGGGTGGCGCCCGTGGACCCCGCGATCAGGACGGGCGCCTCCGGCGGGGCCTCTGCCCAGCGCTGCGCCATGATGCGGGCAGCGGCGATGTCCCGCAGGAACGGGTCGCTTTCCCCATTCTCGGCCAGCCACTCCGGCCAACTTTCGGAGATGATCTTCAGGAATTTGACTGATTTTTCCCAATGCCTCGCCAGTTCGGTTGCATCGGCGAGGTCTGGCAGCATCGACCAGTCGACATGTTCGCTGAGCGCAGCCTGTTCCATCAGGCGACTGAGTTCCTGCGCGGCCGCAAGCGCGGATGCCGCAGGAGGCGTCACGCCATAGGCATTGTCATAGAAGGCCTGCACTAGATGGGTCAGCGCGCCGAGCCGCCTCGCCGCTGACATGGCCGGCGGCAGGCCAGACCGGGCCGCGTCGACGGACGGCGCCTCGTCCGCTTCGATGTCGCCCAGCGTGCGGATATCCGGCGGCAGGATCGGCTTCTCGCCGCTGGCATCGTAGAGCACACGAGCCAGCACGCGCGCCGAACGCCGGTTCGGAACATAGATGACCGCATCTGCCAGCGCTTCGGGATTGTCCTTCAGCCCCGTCTCTTCCGCCAGCGTGCCTGCAAGCGCCCGCAGGAAATCCGTTCCCGGAGGGATCGTGTAGAGGCGGGACGCACCGGAGAACAATCCGTCCTTATCCGCCATGGCAGGCCAGCCACATGTCTGCGTCCTTCAACGCCTGCTGATCGCCGACATGCAGCCAGAACCGGTCCAGCACCACGCCGTGTAAACGCTTTCGTTCGATCAGCGGCGCCCAGACGCGAAGCGCCGAGAAGCGCTCAATGGGCTCATTGTCGTAAAGTTGCGGGCGGATAATGCGCAGGCCACAGAATGCGTAGGGCGCGCTCGGCGCATCGCCCCGCCGGGTCATGCTACCATCCTCATGCCGAAAGAAATCGCCCGCCCCGCCGAAGCCCAGCGTGCGCCCCGTGTCGGCGACCAGAAGCAAGGCATCCATGGCGTCCGGATCAAACGCCTCCGCCAGCGCTTTCACAGGTTCCGGCCCGGCCGGTTCCCAGAACGCATCCGTGTTCGCAACAAGTATCGGGTCATCGCCGAGCAGTGGCCGCGCCTTGGCCAGCGCGCCGCCGGTTTCCAGCACCTCGCCGCGCTCGTCGGAGATGATGATCTCGATATCGGAGCGGCTTTTCAGGTGCGCCTCAACCTGATCGGCCAGATAATGGACATTGACGACCGCGCGCTGAACGCCCGCAGCGACCAGCGGGTCCAGCATCCGGTCGATCAGCGCCTTGCCGCGCACCTCGATCAGCGGCTTCGGGCAGTCATCCGTAAGGGGGCGCATACGTGTGCCGAGACCGGCGGCGAGCACCATGGCTGTGTGTGGAACCGGCACACTCATTCAGACCCCCTCGAAGACAAAAGGCGTCGTCCGCCTGACGAAGTTCTGCATATCCTTAAGGGCCGGATGCGACAGATTTCTGGCAAGAATGGACAGCTGGCGCGGCTGGAAGAGGCCGTAGCGCGGTTTCCCATCCCGGTGCTGAAGACGGGAAAAGACGCCGGCAATGCGCAAGGCGTTGAGCGCGCCGATCACGGCCAGCCGCTCGTCAAAGGCTTCGCGCGACTTGCCCGTGTGGTCGAGATAATGACGAATGGCCGCCTCGGCAGCTTCCGGTGAAACCTCGCGGCGGGCATCCTGTGTCAGCATGGCCATGTCCCAGGCGTCCCAGCCGCGGACGGCATCCTGAAAGTCCAGCAGGCCAAGTTCGCCATTGCCCAGCCAGAGCAGGTTCTCGGCGTGAAAGTCCCTGAGCGTGAAGGTGCGGGGAAATTCCATCGCCTGGGCGATCAGCTGGTCACGCACCTTCTCCCACTCTTCCCGCTCGGCGCCTTCCAGCGGCCCGCCACCCCGCTCCGCCCGCAGCCAGTCGGCATAGAGATCTGCATTGGACCGGAGCGCCAGCTGGTCAAAGTCGAGGATTGGCCAGACATCTGCACCATTCGACAACATATCCGGCGCGTCTTCGCGGTGCAGCTCCGCCAGGATGCCGGCAGCGGTGACATAGGCCGGGCGCTCATCGATCAGCCCCGCTTCGATCTGCCGGGCGATTTCACGATTCTCACCGAAATCCTCGATCAGGGCGAATCCGTGATCGCTGTCATGGGCCAGAATCTCCGGCGCCCGGAACCCGCGCTGGCGAAGGTAATTGGCGATCAGGACGAAGGCGTCCACCCGCGAGGCAGCGAGACGGGTCGAGGCATTCCAGCCGAGGGCGATACGGGTCGCTTCATCTGCGTCAGGCGGACAGGGACTGTCCTCAACATTCGGGGCATCCATCAGGAGCGCGCGCAAACCGTCCGGTTCCACAAGCCTGATATAGCGCCGCGTAGACGCATCCTGGCCGAGCGGGAACCGCGCAGCGTCCTCCCAGCCTGCGCGAACAAGGAAAGCATCTATCTCTGCCGCGCGGCCTGTTTCGTCAAAACCCATGGAGACGTGTCTGCCAGCCTTCGCCGCGTGGTTCCAGTGTTACACGCCGTCCCTCCGCAAGGATTTCGATAGTGACGTCCAGCCGCCACTCCGGCAGGTGCGCGCCGGCCCGGTCCGGCCATTCGATCAGGGCGATGCCATCCTGTGTTTCATCCCATCCCAGCTCGACAACCTCATCGGGAGATTTCAGCCGGTAGAGATCGAAGTGCCAGACCGGAAGTGGCCCGGAATCGTACAGCTGAACCAGCGTATAGGTCGGGCTCGGGACATCCATAGTCCCGCTATAGTCCGCTATAATCCCCCGGGAGAATGTCGTTTTACCGGCGCCAAGGTCCCCATGAAGGGCGATCACATCCCCCGCCTGGAACAGGCGGCTCACACGTGCCCCTACGTCACGCAGGGAAGTCTCGTCTGGACATTCAAGAATCACTGTCATCTGATGCATATAAAGGTGCTGCGCCATTTCGTGCCATGGATTCACGGCGCCTTGCACTGTAACTGGCCAGGATATAAAAGGCTAAAAATGTGACGCATGCGTCATAAATAGAAAATTGCCTTGAGGGAGGCACAGGTTTGGATCTTTCAGACGCATCGCAGATTGTCCTGATCGGCGGCGGGCAAGCGGCCGCACAGGCTGCGCAATCCCTTAGGATGGGAGGCTATTCCGGCAAGCTGGTACTTGTGGGGGACGAACCCGCGCTGCCCTATCAGCGCCCGCCCCTTTCGAAAGCCTATATGAAGGGAGAATTCGCTGAAGAGCGCCTCTTCTTCAAACCTGCTGCCTGGTATGAAGACAACAATGTCGAGCTGATCCTCTCGACCCGCGCCACGAAAATCGACCGCGCGGCCCAGGTCGTGGAACTCGCGCATGGCGCAACACTGTCCTATGACGCGTTGATCCTGTGCACAGGCTCCCGCCCCCGCCCGCTGCCAGTGAAGGGGGCCGACCTCGAAAATGTGTTCGACCTGCGCGGCCTCGCCGATGTCGACCGGATCCAGCCGAATATGGTGGCAGGCCGGCGGATGGTCATTATCGGCGCCGGATATATCGGCCTCGAAGCGGCGGCTGTGGCCCGCCAGATGGGGCTTGAGGTAACGGTGCTGGAAATGGCGGAGCGCGTGCTCGCCCGCGTCACCAGCCCCACCATGAGCGCCTTTTACGAAAAAGAGCACCGTGATCAGGGCGCCACGATCCTGACGGGCGCCCGGCTCGACCATCTCGAAGGGGATGATGGAAAAGTCAGCGCGGCCGTTCTCGCCGATGGTACGAAACTGCCGGCGGACATTGTGCTGGCCGGGATCGGCATCCTGCCGAACATCGAACTGGCTCAGGAAGCCGGATTGACGATCGACAATGGCATCGCCACGGACCGGGACGCCCGCACGTCTGATCCGCGCATCTTCGCGGCGGGTGACTGCGCAAGCCGTCCACTGGTCCATTATGGCCGCACCGGCCGTCTCGAAAGCGTCCACAATGCGATCGAGCAGGGCAAGCTGGCGGCAGCGGCGATCCTCGGCAAGCCGCGCCCGCCTGAAGACTGCCCCTGGTTCTGGTCGGACCAATATGACCTGAAACTACAGATCGCCGGGCTCAACCAGGGCCATGACGAAATTGCCGTTCGCGGCAATCCGGACGAGCGGAAATTCGCCGTCTTCTACCTGCGCAATGGCACGCTGATCGCTGTCGATGCGGTCAACAGCCCGCCAGAATTCCTGGCGTCAAAGAAATTGATCATGACGGGTACCAAAGTTGCACCCGACATGCTCAAGGATACATCCATTTCAATGAAAGACATCGCTGCGGCCGCCGCCTCAGCCTAAGGAGACCACAAAGCCGATGCCAAAGATTACCTATATCGACCATGATGGCACCGAACGGACCGTCGAGGCGAAAAACGGCGAGTCCGTCATGGAAGCCGCCATCAAGAATTCCATTCCGGGAATTGATGCCGACTGCGGCGGCGCCTGTGCCTGCGCCACCTGCCACGTCTATGTCGAACAGTCCTTCATGGACAAAGTCGGCGAGCAGCAGGAAATGGAAAAGTCGATGCTCGACTTCGCTGAGAATGTTCAGGAGAACTCTCGCCTGTCCTGCCAGATCACCGTGTCTGACGAACTGGACGGCCTGCGTGTGACCACGCCGGAGAGCCAGCACTAGGCTGAGCCGTAACGCACTATTTCAGCGCCCCGGCTTTCACCGCCGGGGCGTTTTCATTCCGGCCATGCTCCCCTTGCGGAACGGATTGGTTCCGAAAAGGAATGCGGCTAGGCAGGAAGAAAATCCGCCAAAACGGGGCCAAGCCATGAACTATACGGATCTCCTCTCCTCCATCGCCTTTGGCGCGGACAATTCCTCCCGCGTGACGGTGCCTGAAGACTGGATGCAGGGCCGGACGACCTATGGTGGACTGACAGCGGCCCTCTGCCTGAAAGCTGCCCTGCCGCTGGCAGGCGACCGGCCTCTCCGGTCCGCCCAGATCGCCTTTGTCGGCCCGGCCTCCGGTGAACTCG from the uncultured Hyphomonas sp. genome contains:
- a CDS encoding 2Fe-2S iron-sulfur cluster-binding protein; protein product: MPKITYIDHDGTERTVEAKNGESVMEAAIKNSIPGIDADCGGACACATCHVYVEQSFMDKVGEQQEMEKSMLDFAENVQENSRLSCQITVSDELDGLRVTTPESQH
- the addA gene encoding double-strand break repair helicase AddA is translated as MATTALPDARNGQAIPTMEAAMSSFVSPPDTEDFRKAVQVQARSADPLHSAFVMANAGSGKTKVLIDRVARLLLRRPDGRPGAKPDSILCITYTKAAASEMLSRLFKTLGQWSVMEDDPLRKKLAQLQGRKASDYNAEDLQVARALFANALETPGGLRIETIHAFCARVLRRFPLEADVFPGFTEIEEDEAFALWNEARSEAVMSAQETMPDLLDLLALEGGHEGAMLALDTLRSIGTAVLRFADHYDGDFGVMDDVLRERLQAPEASVDEMLDLAMGEALPAADIRTVAELLLTGGKTDVATGEKLMAVLAADDAGERWSIYRSVFRTASGDIRASNPYTKGMAEALPLVASLFQMKDGFGEEAHRMLELEDRLNRAAAFARTSAMVRVGLPALERYRELKRARAALDFDDLIEHTRILLTETGMSDWVLYKLDGGLSHLLLDEAQDTSPTQWELVDALTGEFDAGLGRERSQDPRTLFVVGDEKQSIYSFQGADPSQLLKQYHQFQSRNSALLKESMEMSFRSGPEVLEYVDAVWNEAPPIPNAPAGDPAEESNLIHHVSWRSDQHGCVELWPIDPKEEETEEDAWARPVNAMRSSSPKARLATEVARAVKAMVNAGESVWADTGEGWVQRPVQPEDILILVRGRTGGLFDAMIGALKAQGLPVAGADRLKLGDHIGVQDCLNLMRFAALPERDLTLAEILRGPFLGLVDDDRYLFELASGRKRGETLWQRVQASTDPDVKAASAFLQMLIGNAHLPPFDFLTAVLDVPGADGQTGWEKLNARLGHPARDPVEALVAEAIAFDSTEPASLQCFIARMEAGEVEIKRDLAAPEREIRVMTVHGAKGLQAPVVILPDTTSAPKPSGGRIHEINGVPVWSPRKDGELAEVTAARALADARAEEEHRRLLYVALTRAQDRLIIAGHWYGGQKGGGYHDRSWYALCLNAMDRLVPAEGEARDECRRFGGAPSTVPKTGQGDGAKAGYPDWALERVEDTPVTARRRFSAPTSLLGRDMPVMAPFGEGREARLKRGRLIHALLQYLPDVPDADRETAGRNFLARDASLEEAEREEMLAAAMGVLQDPAMAGVFAPGGRAEAAIIGSSKEHLPEGVVINGRVDRLVVSDTEVLIVDFKTDQPAPDTPEGVGESYVLQMAAYWAVLREAWPDRAVRAALCWTDGPKLMPLPEEMLLAALKRAGSEV
- a CDS encoding phosphotransferase, which encodes MGFDETGRAAEIDAFLVRAGWEDAARFPLGQDASTRRYIRLVEPDGLRALLMDAPNVEDSPCPPDADEATRIALGWNASTRLAASRVDAFVLIANYLRQRGFRAPEILAHDSDHGFALIEDFGENREIARQIEAGLIDERPAYVTAAGILAELHREDAPDMLSNGADVWPILDFDQLALRSNADLYADWLRAERGGGPLEGAEREEWEKVRDQLIAQAMEFPRTFTLRDFHAENLLWLGNGELGLLDFQDAVRGWDAWDMAMLTQDARREVSPEAAEAAIRHYLDHTGKSREAFDERLAVIGALNALRIAGVFSRLQHRDGKPRYGLFQPRQLSILARNLSHPALKDMQNFVRRTTPFVFEGV
- the addB gene encoding double-strand break repair protein AddB, whose product is MADKDGLFSGASRLYTIPPGTDFLRALAGTLAEETGLKDNPEALADAVIYVPNRRSARVLARVLYDASGEKPILPPDIRTLGDIEADEAPSVDAARSGLPPAMSAARRLGALTHLVQAFYDNAYGVTPPAASALAAAQELSRLMEQAALSEHVDWSMLPDLADATELARHWEKSVKFLKIISESWPEWLAENGESDPFLRDIAAARIMAQRWAEAPPEAPVLIAGSTGATPAGRILMKAAMSLPKGLIVLPGLDVHADEEARAVIAGSVSHPQHILFDTLRDLGVQPDDVRTWPGTDGTRNAEARRRMIHEALAPAESTADWRRTLDSLSASLGTVKEDFAHSALHGLTVIEAPDEAVEAETAALLLRQVMQHPTETAALVTPDATLARRVSGVLQRWGLDVPPSSGSPLGQTTAGSLIGLCARWVLDPAEPVILTAVLKHPFVRGFGGTAGLDLYFLRGARNWQSLDDLLHSIRTRKGLDPYASFSDDDQAGAEAVVEEVITAFRETGADLSAAGQMPGRQIAERIAALAARVSQTPFPWAGEDGRSATTMMEHVAELADYLAPMPPHAFAELIEADAAQRTVSAGVSEHPRLAIWGPLEARLQSASHIILAGLNEDVWPQRPPADAFLPRRFRKELGISDPEDRVGLSAHDFAQLACAPKVTMLHALRRNDAPAVASRWVWRLKTLAEGALGDTAKHALAPDGDNPLEWALALRGRKTADYPADFAEPKPRRRPEGWPQRLSVTRIDTLQRDPYAIWAEQVLKLDRIEPMNAELGPAPRGTAIHKALEDFEQDGAPKTQAHLVSLLTENLSAAGEPEAVLAARRAVLAQMSDWYLGWRSERRVDGRPKLEVKGRWDFDIGGAPFTLSAMADRIERQPDGSLIVIDFKTGNPPSDKEIAAELSQQMPLQALIAGKGGYEGIPAASVSGLEYVAFKAKPDARVVGQSRALQATPDELAQTAEEGLVRLISAYRENDAAFLSAPRVQFVKYDNGYNRLARRAEWAGDTDDGGGDE
- the tsaE gene encoding tRNA (adenosine(37)-N6)-threonylcarbamoyltransferase complex ATPase subunit type 1 TsaE, whose translation is MAQHLYMHQMTVILECPDETSLRDVGARVSRLFQAGDVIALHGDLGAGKTTFSRGIIADYSGTMDVPSPTYTLVQLYDSGPLPVWHFDLYRLKSPDEVVELGWDETQDGIALIEWPDRAGAHLPEWRLDVTIEILAEGRRVTLEPRGEGWQTRLHGF
- a CDS encoding nucleotidyltransferase family protein, with product MSVPVPHTAMVLAAGLGTRMRPLTDDCPKPLIEVRGKALIDRMLDPLVAAGVQRAVVNVHYLADQVEAHLKSRSDIEIIISDERGEVLETGGALAKARPLLGDDPILVANTDAFWEPAGPEPVKALAEAFDPDAMDALLLVADTGRTLGFGGAGDFFRHEDGSMTRRGDAPSAPYAFCGLRIIRPQLYDNEPIERFSALRVWAPLIERKRLHGVVLDRFWLHVGDQQALKDADMWLACHGG
- a CDS encoding FAD-dependent oxidoreductase, which encodes MDLSDASQIVLIGGGQAAAQAAQSLRMGGYSGKLVLVGDEPALPYQRPPLSKAYMKGEFAEERLFFKPAAWYEDNNVELILSTRATKIDRAAQVVELAHGATLSYDALILCTGSRPRPLPVKGADLENVFDLRGLADVDRIQPNMVAGRRMVIIGAGYIGLEAAAVARQMGLEVTVLEMAERVLARVTSPTMSAFYEKEHRDQGATILTGARLDHLEGDDGKVSAAVLADGTKLPADIVLAGIGILPNIELAQEAGLTIDNGIATDRDARTSDPRIFAAGDCASRPLVHYGRTGRLESVHNAIEQGKLAAAAILGKPRPPEDCPWFWSDQYDLKLQIAGLNQGHDEIAVRGNPDERKFAVFYLRNGTLIAVDAVNSPPEFLASKKLIMTGTKVAPDMLKDTSISMKDIAAAAASA